The following coding sequences lie in one Myxococcus xanthus genomic window:
- a CDS encoding 3-hydroxyacyl-CoA dehydrogenase NAD-binding domain-containing protein: protein MSEQNTIRWDKDADGIVVLTLDDPNQSANTMNAAYLKSMRATVDRLVKEKDTVAGVILTSAKKTFFAGGDLKDLLKVRKEDAKQAFELGQEIKAQLRTLETLGKPVVAAINGAALGGGLEIALACHHRIIADVKGAQVGLPEVTLGLLPGGGGVVRTVRMLGIVDALMKVLLQGQRYRPQEAKEAGLVHEVVDSVEALLPAAKAWVKAHPTAQQPWDQKGYKIPGGTPSSPGLAANLPAFPANLRKQLKGANMPAPRAIMATAVESTQVDVDTAFTVESRYFTELVTGQVAKNMIQAFFFDMQHINSGGGRPKGYPQHTAKKVGVLGAGMMGAGIAYVCAKAGIDVVLKDVSLASAEKGKQYSVKLVEKAIQKGKSTKEKGDALLARIHPTTDAADLKGCDLVIEAVFEDVKLKHQVFQEVQDVVAPDAVLGSNTSTLPISVLAEGVKRTEDFVGMHFFSPVDKMPLLELIAGKKTSDATLAKAIDIAVQIGKTPIVVNDSRGFFTSRVIGTFLNEAIAMVGEGISPASVEQAGLQAGYPAAPLQLVDELTLTLPRKIRQETKAAILAEGKPWVEHRSYAVMDAMIDQHQRKGRSTGGGFYDYVDGKRTGLWAGLAQHFTKPGHTIPFEDMKERMLFAEAVDTVRCFDEGVLRSAADANIGSILGIGFPAWTGGVAQFINGYEGRTGNGPRGFIARARELAQRYGAHFEPPASLVEMAERGEFLK from the coding sequence ATGAGCGAGCAGAACACCATCCGCTGGGACAAGGACGCCGACGGCATCGTCGTCTTGACGTTGGATGACCCGAACCAGTCCGCGAACACCATGAACGCCGCGTACCTGAAGTCCATGCGCGCGACGGTGGACCGGCTGGTCAAGGAGAAGGACACCGTCGCCGGTGTCATCCTCACCTCCGCGAAGAAGACCTTCTTCGCCGGTGGTGATTTGAAGGACCTGCTGAAGGTGCGCAAGGAGGACGCGAAGCAGGCCTTCGAGCTGGGGCAGGAAATCAAGGCGCAGCTGCGCACGCTGGAGACGCTGGGCAAGCCCGTGGTCGCGGCCATCAACGGCGCGGCGCTGGGCGGCGGGCTGGAGATCGCGCTCGCGTGCCACCACCGCATCATCGCGGACGTGAAGGGTGCCCAGGTGGGCCTGCCGGAAGTCACGCTGGGCCTCTTGCCTGGCGGTGGCGGCGTGGTGCGCACGGTGCGGATGCTGGGCATCGTGGACGCGCTGATGAAGGTGCTGCTCCAGGGCCAGCGCTACCGCCCGCAGGAGGCGAAGGAGGCCGGCCTGGTCCATGAGGTGGTGGACTCCGTGGAGGCGCTGCTGCCCGCGGCCAAGGCGTGGGTGAAGGCCCATCCCACCGCGCAGCAGCCGTGGGACCAGAAGGGCTACAAGATTCCGGGCGGCACGCCGTCGTCTCCGGGGCTGGCGGCGAACCTGCCCGCGTTCCCCGCGAACCTGCGCAAGCAGCTCAAGGGCGCGAACATGCCGGCGCCCCGCGCCATCATGGCCACGGCCGTGGAGAGCACGCAGGTGGACGTGGACACCGCGTTCACCGTGGAGTCGCGCTACTTCACCGAGCTCGTCACCGGGCAGGTCGCGAAGAACATGATTCAGGCGTTCTTCTTCGACATGCAGCACATCAACTCCGGTGGCGGCCGTCCCAAGGGCTACCCGCAGCACACCGCGAAGAAGGTGGGCGTGCTGGGCGCGGGGATGATGGGCGCGGGCATCGCCTACGTCTGCGCCAAGGCCGGCATCGACGTGGTGCTCAAGGACGTGAGCCTCGCGTCGGCGGAGAAGGGCAAGCAGTACTCCGTGAAGCTGGTGGAGAAGGCCATCCAGAAGGGCAAGTCCACGAAGGAGAAGGGGGACGCGCTGCTGGCGCGAATCCACCCCACCACGGACGCCGCCGACCTCAAGGGGTGTGACCTCGTCATCGAGGCCGTGTTCGAGGACGTGAAGCTCAAGCACCAGGTCTTCCAGGAAGTGCAGGACGTGGTCGCCCCGGACGCGGTGCTCGGGTCCAACACGTCCACGCTGCCCATCTCCGTGCTCGCCGAGGGCGTGAAGCGGACGGAGGACTTCGTGGGCATGCACTTCTTCTCGCCCGTGGACAAGATGCCGCTGCTGGAGCTCATCGCGGGCAAGAAGACGAGCGACGCCACGCTCGCGAAGGCCATCGACATCGCGGTGCAGATTGGGAAGACGCCCATCGTCGTCAACGACAGCCGGGGCTTCTTCACCAGCCGCGTCATCGGCACCTTCCTCAACGAGGCCATCGCCATGGTGGGCGAGGGCATCTCGCCCGCCTCCGTCGAGCAGGCCGGCCTCCAGGCGGGCTACCCCGCCGCCCCGCTCCAGTTGGTGGACGAACTCACGCTGACGCTGCCGCGCAAGATTCGTCAGGAGACGAAGGCGGCCATCCTGGCGGAGGGCAAGCCCTGGGTGGAGCACCGCAGCTACGCCGTGATGGACGCGATGATTGACCAGCACCAGCGCAAGGGCCGCTCCACCGGCGGCGGGTTCTACGACTACGTGGACGGCAAGCGCACGGGCCTATGGGCGGGACTGGCGCAGCACTTCACCAAGCCCGGCCACACCATCCCCTTCGAGGACATGAAGGAGCGGATGCTGTTCGCCGAGGCCGTCGACACGGTGCGCTGCTTCGACGAAGGCGTGCTGCGCTCCGCCGCGGACGCGAACATCGGCTCCATCCTCGGCATCGGCTTCCCGGCATGGACGGGCGGCGTGGCGCAGTTCATCAACGGCTATGAGGGCCGGACGGGCAACGGGCCGCGGGGCTTCATTGCCCGCGCGCGGGAGCTCGCGCAGCGCTACGGTGCGCACTTCGAGCCGCCGGCGTCGCTCGTCGAGATGGCCGAAAGAGGCGAATTCTTGAAGTAG
- a CDS encoding aldehyde dehydrogenase family protein, whose product MTQGSSRLAAVPPSFDAKALVEKQRARFETRATLPLAWRREQLQVLERAARKYEAEILAALQSDLSKSPEEAYLTEVGSIYGELKDALKNVKAWMAPRKGAAPLAIQPARVWQYSDPLGVTLIISPWNYPYQLAIAPLIGALAAGCTAVLKPSELSPATSAVLARMLKEAFPEDVVAVVEGGAEESRALLDERWDLIFFTGGPQVGRVVAEAAAKHLTPTVLELGGKSPCIIDKSADLEVTARRIAWGKYLNAGQTCIAPDYVLIPPELKGRFTELVQKAVTDFYGANTRESRDYGRIISSRHFERVSKLAQDGTVAFGGERDADSRFFAPTVIIDAPLSSPLMQEEIFGPLLPVVDCPSIDEAIRFVRARPKPLALYTFSKDAAVNERVLTETSSGGAVANDVCVHFAAKGLSFGGVGESGTGGYHGQASFDAFSHRKGVVKRPFLLDLKLRYPPYTGKLGLFKRFL is encoded by the coding sequence ATGACGCAGGGCTCCAGCCGTCTCGCCGCCGTTCCACCTTCGTTCGATGCGAAGGCGCTCGTCGAGAAACAGCGAGCCCGTTTCGAGACCCGTGCCACGCTGCCGCTGGCGTGGCGACGGGAGCAGTTGCAGGTACTCGAACGGGCGGCACGCAAGTACGAGGCGGAGATTCTCGCCGCCCTGCAGTCGGACCTCTCCAAGAGCCCCGAGGAGGCCTACCTCACGGAGGTGGGCAGCATCTACGGGGAGCTGAAGGACGCGCTGAAGAACGTGAAGGCGTGGATGGCGCCGCGCAAGGGGGCGGCGCCGCTCGCCATCCAACCCGCGCGCGTCTGGCAGTACTCGGACCCGCTGGGCGTGACGCTCATCATCTCCCCGTGGAACTACCCCTATCAGTTGGCGATTGCTCCGCTCATCGGGGCGCTCGCCGCGGGCTGTACCGCCGTGCTGAAGCCCAGCGAGTTGTCCCCGGCGACGTCCGCCGTGCTCGCGCGGATGCTGAAAGAAGCCTTCCCCGAGGATGTCGTCGCCGTCGTGGAAGGCGGCGCGGAGGAGAGCCGCGCCCTGCTCGACGAGCGCTGGGACCTCATCTTCTTCACCGGCGGTCCCCAGGTGGGCCGGGTGGTGGCGGAAGCCGCGGCGAAGCACCTGACGCCCACCGTGCTGGAGTTGGGCGGCAAGAGCCCCTGCATCATCGACAAGAGCGCGGACCTGGAAGTCACCGCGCGCCGCATTGCCTGGGGCAAGTACCTCAACGCCGGGCAGACCTGCATCGCCCCGGACTACGTGCTCATTCCGCCCGAGCTCAAGGGCCGCTTCACGGAGCTGGTCCAGAAGGCTGTCACCGACTTCTACGGGGCGAACACGCGTGAGAGCCGCGACTATGGCCGCATCATCAGTTCGCGGCACTTCGAGCGCGTCTCGAAGCTGGCGCAGGACGGGACCGTAGCCTTTGGCGGTGAGCGGGACGCGGACAGTCGCTTCTTCGCGCCCACCGTCATCATCGATGCGCCGCTGTCCAGCCCGCTCATGCAGGAGGAGATTTTCGGGCCCCTGCTGCCGGTGGTGGACTGTCCGAGCATCGACGAGGCCATCCGCTTCGTCCGCGCGAGGCCGAAGCCGCTGGCGCTCTACACCTTCTCCAAGGACGCGGCGGTCAACGAGCGCGTCCTCACGGAGACGTCGAGCGGCGGCGCGGTGGCCAACGATGTATGCGTCCACTTCGCCGCGAAGGGCCTGTCTTTCGGAGGCGTGGGGGAGTCCGGCACCGGCGGCTACCACGGCCAGGCCAGCTTCGACGCCTTCAGCCACCGCAAGGGGGTGGTGAAGCGGCCCTTCCTGCTCGACCTGAAGCTGCGCTACCCGCCCTACACGGGGAAGCTGGGCCTCTTCAAACGCTTCCTGTGA